The following coding sequences lie in one Mesorhizobium sp. NZP2298 genomic window:
- a CDS encoding GumC family protein, giving the protein MEGSIASRARLPRATQMAVATLDTNQRMRRPPREHMQPLSPFHQLVITLATRKWLLLAIALLGGILAGLAGLTRPVLFEATTQVIIDAPSTGNPGGTALVQDSLDSSIDDHLTMLSSQAHLRRVLVALRKAQDADAAGKSGISAVPPVTGSFVSNLLNRIWSQGKPAAGSPEAADAADAAELKTLRNGMRVGQELRSRVITIGFTDTSPARAALIANTFAQIYIEDLVQKRRASDQLELESLVAGLPQVQKDLVAATDRLETYRLTHGAVDQSAANNAANETAELGRQIFLSKANLSASESRLRHIEDLRKAGAPVSAIAEEIGSPVLTDLMARQPAAADGDPDSAITLEMEQAIAHIAAEANVYRAQVAALEDRKRVLDAAVADTASQLSGLRALEPQVAIVTQHYNELLGRQQDLIRRIAAPSPGVAVLSTAWPPSNPKTLSPIFLIPPGMIVFGLMGAVFVLIRNNFNQTLRSEAEAEAELGIPCIGLLPKVSGLHARQLRHLVLGQQNSPFSRAATSLLVTAAPTQGRGQPPHIVLVTSSIQDEGKTELAWSLALAATRLGGRVLFLDLDRKDVRLTKEFRGEFSTIKAHNSFGDYVSERCSLQDAITRMPEIGIDLMAAPAPSDDLLTLLSTVDKSQFTDELLSVYDVVIMNGPLGLGGPETRLLKRWADAVLFAVRWDRTRRSIARGVLESLRGGGSVAVPVGSVLTQVNLKRHGGYRLGDNADLLLAKV; this is encoded by the coding sequence ATGGAAGGTTCCATAGCCAGCCGCGCCAGACTTCCGCGCGCTACGCAAATGGCTGTTGCTACGCTCGACACCAATCAGCGAATGAGGCGACCGCCACGCGAGCATATGCAACCGTTGTCTCCCTTCCATCAGCTCGTCATCACCCTGGCGACGAGAAAATGGTTGTTGCTTGCCATCGCCCTTCTGGGTGGCATCCTGGCCGGCCTGGCGGGCCTTACCCGTCCGGTGCTGTTCGAGGCGACGACGCAGGTCATCATCGACGCCCCAAGCACCGGCAATCCGGGTGGCACGGCGCTCGTTCAAGATTCGCTGGATTCCAGCATAGATGATCATCTGACGATGCTCTCGTCGCAAGCCCACCTGCGTCGAGTTCTGGTCGCACTGCGCAAGGCTCAGGATGCCGATGCTGCCGGAAAAAGCGGCATCAGTGCTGTCCCGCCCGTCACTGGCTCATTCGTGAGTAATCTCCTGAACCGGATCTGGTCGCAGGGCAAGCCGGCGGCGGGAAGTCCGGAAGCAGCTGATGCCGCCGATGCCGCCGAGCTGAAGACGCTGCGGAACGGGATGAGGGTCGGACAAGAGCTGCGCTCGCGCGTCATCACCATCGGCTTCACCGATACCAGTCCGGCGCGTGCAGCGCTCATCGCCAACACATTCGCTCAGATCTATATCGAAGACCTCGTGCAGAAACGTCGTGCATCGGATCAGCTCGAGCTGGAGTCGCTGGTCGCCGGTCTGCCGCAAGTACAAAAGGATCTGGTCGCCGCGACCGATCGGTTGGAGACCTACCGGCTGACACACGGCGCCGTTGATCAAAGTGCGGCTAACAACGCAGCCAATGAAACAGCGGAGCTCGGCCGGCAGATTTTCTTGTCGAAGGCCAATCTTTCCGCCTCGGAATCGCGCCTTCGCCATATCGAGGACCTGCGAAAGGCGGGCGCCCCTGTCTCGGCCATAGCCGAAGAGATCGGATCGCCTGTGTTGACGGACCTGATGGCACGCCAGCCGGCCGCCGCGGACGGCGATCCGGACAGCGCGATCACCCTCGAGATGGAACAGGCCATCGCACACATCGCCGCGGAGGCGAATGTCTACCGCGCGCAGGTCGCGGCTCTCGAGGACCGCAAGAGGGTGCTCGACGCGGCCGTGGCCGACACCGCGAGCCAGCTTTCCGGATTGCGTGCCCTTGAGCCGCAGGTGGCCATCGTGACACAGCACTACAACGAGCTCCTTGGCCGCCAGCAGGATCTGATACGGCGCATCGCCGCTCCTTCGCCAGGCGTAGCGGTCCTTTCGACGGCATGGCCGCCGTCAAATCCCAAGACCCTGTCGCCAATTTTCCTGATTCCACCCGGCATGATCGTGTTTGGCTTGATGGGGGCGGTGTTCGTTCTGATCCGCAACAACTTCAATCAGACCTTGCGCAGCGAAGCTGAAGCCGAAGCCGAGCTTGGGATTCCGTGCATAGGGCTGCTTCCCAAGGTTTCGGGACTTCATGCGAGACAGCTGCGGCATCTGGTGCTGGGCCAGCAGAACTCACCGTTCAGTCGAGCCGCGACATCCCTTCTCGTCACCGCGGCGCCCACCCAGGGCAGGGGTCAGCCGCCGCATATCGTCCTCGTGACGTCCAGCATCCAGGACGAGGGCAAGACAGAGTTGGCATGGAGCCTGGCGCTGGCGGCAACGAGACTGGGCGGAAGGGTGCTTTTCCTCGACCTCGATCGCAAGGACGTGCGGCTCACGAAGGAGTTTCGTGGTGAATTCAGCACCATCAAGGCTCACAACTCCTTCGGAGACTATGTGAGTGAACGCTGCTCGCTGCAGGATGCAATCACGAGAATGCCAGAAATCGGCATCGATCTCATGGCCGCTCCAGCACCTTCGGATGATCTGCTGACACTTCTGTCGACGGTCGACAAATCCCAGTTCACCGATGAACTGCTCTCGGTCTACGACGTCGTCATCATGAACGGGCCCCTGGGACTCGGCGGCCCTGAAACCAGACTCCTGAAGCGCTGGGCTGACGCGGTGCTTTTCGCCGTTCGCTGGGACAGGACGAGGCGCAGCATTGCTCGTGGTGTTCTGGAGTCGCTCCGCGGCGGTGGATCCGTCGCCGTTCCAGTAGGGAGTGTGCTCACCCAGGTGAATCTAAAGAGACACGGCGGCTACCGGCTCGGGGATAATGCCGACCTCCTGTTGGCGAAGGTTTGA
- a CDS encoding oligosaccharide flippase family protein — MIIEFFGPPGSGKTTFAHALAEQLRGKGYHAKVALSYKPSTRVGSLDLGIVLFITRIASAILSTLRILLSLRGIANDLSISLSMVRLITPKKRIWRARIWRYILHLSHCWSRAKQSPDIIIFDQGYVQAIGSLAIFNGRTDNDVLATALSLAPRADLTIRLVVPSAVVENRLRQRIKHQPPAERAFEADLNVNMLSVDVFESINDLLATSGRKIIPVDNVDCQSKFKGICTVEKQVISALSRMDGGLAGRDRKGVPDAHAMALDSRVSRKAPVYPAAPPSAVKPRRNKDVGSRLARASVFALLIYIGGAGLTSLAQLAIARLIGPGNYGIYSYVLAWTSVLAYLATLGFNVSLLRFVPAYRANGRLDLARGVIKFALQKSLLAATLFGMTGAALVLFFSDHAQSDHMRSGLEISIVLGMAAVPLITAYAIGATLIRAFGGVVSALLPERIVRDGLLLILVAIMAKSALWVVDAPAVMVAVLISSAFTVGLVFITARKFEPPGLRQTQPSYASREWWFAAPPLMLITGLDVFVSRAGVLVLGWTDHIREAGIFALALNVAMLVGLSRIAVATMFSPTAADLYARGDRQALQQLFARATLLSAGGAIAVAIPMMLIVEPFLSYFGEGYIAGAPIARVLILGYVFVALCGPQQNLLTMTGNEWAAATTMIAGAAANIIACAVGVAIYGPIGAAVGVALALSIWSVAMAIYIGKRLKILPGLVFALLSIRPSAIDAQQGNWFLRAGK; from the coding sequence ATGATCATTGAATTTTTTGGACCGCCAGGATCCGGCAAGACAACCTTTGCACACGCGCTGGCAGAGCAATTGCGTGGCAAAGGTTATCACGCCAAGGTCGCCCTCAGCTATAAGCCCAGCACGAGGGTGGGGAGCCTTGATCTTGGAATCGTTCTGTTCATCACGAGAATCGCGTCGGCAATATTATCGACTTTAAGAATATTGCTTTCCTTGAGGGGGATAGCGAACGATCTTTCCATTTCGCTGTCTATGGTAAGGTTGATAACACCAAAGAAGCGAATCTGGCGCGCTCGAATCTGGCGCTATATTCTGCATCTTTCGCATTGCTGGAGCCGTGCCAAGCAATCGCCCGATATTATAATTTTCGACCAGGGATACGTTCAAGCGATTGGATCGCTGGCGATTTTCAATGGGCGCACCGACAACGATGTGCTCGCAACGGCGCTCAGCCTCGCGCCGCGGGCCGATCTCACCATCAGGCTGGTGGTGCCGTCCGCTGTCGTGGAGAACCGTTTACGACAGCGGATCAAGCACCAACCGCCGGCGGAGCGGGCTTTTGAGGCCGACTTGAACGTGAATATGCTTTCCGTTGATGTGTTCGAATCCATAAATGATCTTCTCGCGACTTCCGGCCGAAAAATTATTCCTGTCGACAATGTCGATTGTCAATCGAAGTTCAAGGGTATTTGTACGGTCGAGAAGCAAGTCATTTCCGCTCTTTCGCGGATGGATGGAGGGTTGGCAGGTCGAGACCGAAAAGGCGTTCCCGATGCCCATGCCATGGCTCTCGACAGTCGCGTGTCCCGAAAGGCTCCAGTTTATCCCGCTGCCCCTCCTTCAGCAGTCAAACCTCGACGGAACAAGGACGTCGGCTCGCGGCTCGCTCGAGCAAGCGTCTTCGCCCTTTTGATATATATCGGAGGTGCCGGGCTGACGAGCCTTGCACAGCTGGCCATTGCACGTCTCATCGGGCCCGGCAATTACGGCATCTATTCCTATGTTCTGGCTTGGACCTCGGTGCTCGCCTATCTGGCAACGCTCGGTTTCAATGTATCCCTGTTGCGTTTTGTGCCGGCCTACAGAGCCAACGGCAGGCTTGATCTGGCGCGGGGGGTGATAAAATTCGCCCTGCAGAAATCGCTTCTTGCGGCGACCCTATTTGGAATGACGGGCGCTGCCTTGGTCCTCTTCTTTTCGGATCATGCGCAATCGGATCATATGCGAAGCGGACTTGAGATCAGTATCGTGCTTGGCATGGCGGCCGTACCCTTGATTACCGCTTATGCCATTGGCGCTACGCTCATACGTGCCTTTGGGGGCGTCGTCTCGGCGCTGTTGCCGGAGCGCATCGTACGAGATGGGCTCCTGCTGATATTGGTGGCGATCATGGCCAAGTCCGCACTATGGGTCGTGGACGCGCCGGCGGTGATGGTGGCGGTGCTGATAAGTTCCGCCTTCACGGTTGGGCTGGTGTTCATCACCGCGAGGAAGTTTGAACCACCTGGCTTGCGGCAGACCCAGCCTAGTTATGCATCAAGGGAATGGTGGTTTGCCGCCCCCCCGCTCATGCTCATCACCGGGCTCGATGTTTTTGTCAGCCGGGCAGGGGTGCTGGTTTTGGGCTGGACAGACCATATTCGTGAAGCCGGTATTTTCGCCTTGGCGCTGAATGTCGCGATGCTTGTAGGACTCTCTCGCATCGCCGTCGCTACCATGTTTTCGCCAACCGCGGCCGATCTGTACGCCAGGGGAGATCGTCAGGCTCTGCAGCAACTGTTCGCACGGGCTACATTGCTTTCCGCCGGTGGCGCCATAGCGGTGGCCATCCCGATGATGCTGATCGTCGAACCGTTCTTGAGTTATTTCGGTGAGGGCTACATCGCGGGAGCACCAATCGCGCGTGTTCTCATTTTGGGATATGTCTTTGTCGCGCTGTGCGGGCCTCAGCAGAATCTCCTGACCATGACTGGGAACGAATGGGCCGCCGCAACGACGATGATCGCCGGCGCCGCGGCCAACATCATAGCCTGTGCCGTGGGCGTCGCGATTTACGGCCCGATCGGCGCTGCCGTGGGTGTCGCGCTTGCCCTAAGTATCTGGAGCGTTGCCATGGCCATCTATATCGGCAAGCGACTGAAAATCTTGCCGGGCTTGGTCTTTGCTCTGCTCTCGATCAGGCCAAGCGCGATTGACGCCCAGCAAGGGAATTGGTTCTTGAGGGCGGGTAAATAA
- a CDS encoding helix-turn-helix transcriptional regulator, with protein MTLIDRHNDVAASSQYIVLRNTRNARSTHLSDRSDARIGGAQRRSLESITGMLDRIGCGYLVLDRDRKVIEWNVAAQDTLERQGEAAETASELSAGLRRLVANVPVHFQPGSLSWVVIRSRGDRPVILNETGVIAPDGTSIVALLDRENTSAANPQTLQRMFGLTGAETQLALRLAQGDAPLEIARSWRLSRTTIRSQLASLFAKTETKRQAELVALLGRISVLP; from the coding sequence ATGACACTGATTGACAGGCACAACGACGTGGCTGCGAGCAGCCAATACATCGTACTGAGGAATACTCGCAATGCACGCTCGACACACCTCTCGGATCGATCGGACGCCAGAATCGGCGGGGCGCAGCGACGCAGTTTGGAATCCATAACCGGCATGCTCGACCGCATCGGCTGCGGTTATCTGGTGCTGGATCGCGACAGAAAAGTAATCGAATGGAATGTAGCCGCTCAAGACACACTAGAGCGCCAGGGCGAAGCGGCCGAAACGGCCAGCGAGCTTTCCGCGGGGCTAAGGCGGCTGGTCGCGAATGTTCCGGTCCATTTCCAGCCAGGCTCACTGTCATGGGTGGTGATCCGCAGCAGAGGCGACAGGCCGGTGATCCTGAATGAAACGGGCGTCATCGCACCCGACGGGACGAGCATCGTCGCCTTGCTGGATCGGGAGAACACGTCAGCGGCCAATCCTCAGACATTGCAAAGGATGTTTGGCCTGACCGGCGCGGAAACGCAGCTGGCATTGCGCCTGGCTCAAGGCGACGCGCCGCTGGAGATCGCCCGCAGTTGGCGCCTCAGCCGCACGACGATCCGCTCCCAGCTTGCCTCGCTGTTCGCCAAGACCGAGACAAAGCGGCAGGCAGAGCTGGTGGCTCTTCTGGGGCGCATTTCGGTCCTGCCGTGA
- a CDS encoding acyltransferase family protein: MAAVSTPSMRHRSERSTPVEPGHRQTLTQVQVLRALAATSVALRHAQHDAATLELEAGRTFQAWEPIPWSAGVDIFFVISGLIMVHTSRQLFAKTGGARLFLSRRIARIVPLYWSVTTLYLAVALLAPTFLNQSYINSRFVIESYFFIPATRPDGVVQPLYELGWTLNYEMLFYVLFAAAIVLPMRWAVTVLLTTLVGMVFAGRLAAPLREPFAFWTDPIILEFAFGVIIGIMCTSGLRPSGFIRACVAATGLAALMLAAAFPDISIGLARPVVYGIPASLIVWSAALAPGELRQESLAARWGAGVGDASYALYLLHPFVIRAMRIFFWRTGLILVLGPWTFIALALATTFGVALITYRLFEKPLTGRARRLLGVGSSARQQLRPFPVPAYPKAD; this comes from the coding sequence ATGGCGGCGGTCTCGACGCCTTCGATGCGCCATCGGTCCGAAAGATCGACGCCTGTCGAGCCCGGCCACCGTCAAACCCTCACACAGGTCCAGGTTCTGCGCGCCCTCGCGGCGACTTCGGTTGCGCTGCGCCACGCCCAGCACGATGCGGCGACCTTGGAACTGGAGGCCGGCCGCACCTTTCAAGCCTGGGAACCGATACCATGGAGCGCTGGAGTCGATATCTTCTTCGTGATTTCCGGCCTGATCATGGTGCACACGTCGCGACAGCTGTTCGCAAAGACGGGTGGCGCGCGCCTCTTTCTTTCTCGCCGGATAGCCCGGATTGTCCCGCTTTATTGGTCGGTCACCACGCTCTATCTTGCCGTGGCGTTGCTCGCTCCCACCTTCCTCAACCAGAGCTACATCAATTCCAGGTTTGTAATCGAATCCTACTTCTTCATCCCTGCCACTCGCCCTGACGGCGTCGTTCAGCCCCTCTACGAGCTAGGTTGGACGCTCAACTATGAGATGCTTTTCTACGTGTTGTTTGCGGCGGCGATCGTGCTCCCCATGCGTTGGGCCGTCACTGTCCTGCTCACGACCCTGGTGGGGATGGTGTTCGCAGGCCGTCTCGCGGCGCCTTTGCGGGAGCCATTCGCGTTCTGGACCGATCCGATCATCCTCGAGTTCGCCTTTGGCGTGATAATCGGCATCATGTGCACCTCGGGCCTGCGGCCATCCGGTTTCATCAGGGCCTGCGTCGCTGCAACGGGACTGGCCGCCCTGATGCTCGCGGCGGCATTTCCCGATATCTCCATCGGCCTCGCCCGCCCCGTTGTCTATGGCATCCCGGCATCTCTCATCGTCTGGAGTGCTGCCTTGGCGCCAGGCGAGCTGCGGCAGGAAAGCCTGGCCGCGCGATGGGGCGCTGGCGTTGGCGATGCGTCCTACGCTCTCTACCTGCTGCATCCGTTCGTGATCCGCGCCATGCGCATCTTCTTCTGGCGAACCGGCCTGATTTTGGTGCTTGGCCCATGGACCTTTATCGCGTTGGCGCTGGCGACCACCTTCGGCGTGGCACTCATCACCTACCGCCTGTTCGAGAAGCCGCTGACTGGCCGTGCCCGACGCCTCTTGGGAGTCGGGTCCAGCGCCCGACAGCAGTTGCGCCCATTTCCGGTGCCGGCTTATCCCAAGGCAGACTGA
- a CDS encoding O-antigen ligase family protein: protein MIRDAFLAFGIAMSYAVQLSIPGLPFGYSELFLTLWILMSITRVLAGGRLEVTPALAKLARFWLILTLALGVGSIIGFLTTKLFLDPLLHDTMAYVLLACVTCLAAAEPNAAVRLRRIAWWMIAIASACFVIQVGVGFGWIHQSGVRPWYWDRFCGWSENPNQLALYCALLGPLALHLAITTSNPWGRCLGLFSLILIFYVGRLTKSDTYLYTTVLACLILLGLRLRALLAGDGGKASLSRQLALLLAVAFLPLAVSMAPYALSEAANAEDFAKSLTKDKGGEATAETAALRLYLWDAALDKGARSGSLGLGPGPHLDTPPVVNQQFLPRPFEAHSTILDLYTQGGLISVLALVWVLGSAAWSAWRARLDALVALTASIAVFSAPHLIIRHPIVWFSLTLCLVAGTSQSVPTIIRQRRY, encoded by the coding sequence ATGATCCGTGACGCGTTCCTGGCCTTCGGCATAGCAATGTCCTACGCGGTGCAGCTCAGCATTCCGGGGCTGCCGTTCGGCTACAGCGAACTCTTCCTCACGCTCTGGATATTGATGTCGATCACGCGGGTCCTTGCTGGCGGCCGACTGGAGGTAACGCCGGCCCTGGCCAAACTTGCACGTTTCTGGCTGATCCTGACGCTTGCCTTGGGCGTTGGTTCCATCATCGGCTTTCTGACGACCAAATTGTTCCTCGATCCGTTGCTGCATGACACGATGGCGTACGTGTTGTTGGCCTGCGTCACCTGCCTGGCCGCCGCGGAGCCGAACGCGGCTGTCCGTTTACGTCGTATCGCCTGGTGGATGATCGCTATCGCGAGTGCCTGCTTTGTCATTCAGGTGGGGGTTGGTTTCGGCTGGATCCATCAGTCTGGCGTCCGACCCTGGTATTGGGACCGCTTTTGCGGTTGGTCTGAGAATCCGAACCAGCTTGCGCTCTACTGCGCTCTGCTTGGTCCCCTTGCCCTGCATCTTGCCATAACCACCAGCAATCCGTGGGGAAGATGCCTTGGGCTATTCAGCCTGATCCTCATCTTCTATGTCGGAAGGCTGACAAAGAGCGATACCTATCTCTATACGACAGTCCTGGCCTGCCTGATCCTTCTGGGATTGCGGCTTCGGGCCTTGCTGGCAGGCGACGGCGGCAAGGCCAGCCTTTCGCGCCAACTTGCCCTCCTGCTCGCGGTTGCGTTCCTTCCATTGGCGGTGTCGATGGCGCCTTACGCCCTCAGCGAGGCCGCCAACGCCGAGGATTTCGCCAAGAGCCTCACCAAGGACAAGGGCGGGGAAGCGACAGCGGAAACCGCGGCACTTCGCCTTTATCTTTGGGACGCGGCATTGGACAAGGGGGCAAGGTCCGGATCTCTGGGGCTGGGCCCAGGCCCACACCTTGATACTCCCCCCGTGGTCAATCAGCAGTTTCTACCGCGGCCTTTCGAGGCCCACAGCACGATCCTCGATCTCTACACTCAGGGCGGCCTGATTTCAGTCCTGGCCCTGGTGTGGGTCCTCGGCTCGGCCGCCTGGTCCGCCTGGCGTGCGAGGCTGGACGCTCTCGTGGCGCTTACGGCATCGATCGCTGTCTTCAGTGCTCCGCACCTGATCATCCGCCATCCGATCGTGTGGTTCTCTTTGACCCTCTGCCTTGTCGCTGGAACGTCTCAGTCGGTTCCCACGATCATTCGCCAGAGGAGATATTAG
- the asnB gene encoding asparagine synthase (glutamine-hydrolyzing) codes for MCGIAGILLAPDAADTNALRAIGPMAMALRHRGPDGEAFWMSREAGIAFGHRRLAIVDLSEAGRQPMHSASGRYVITFNGEIYNFRDLRRELEGKGHHFRGTSDTEVMLCAIESWGLDTALQRFAGMFAFGLWDLKKRILHLARDRMGKKPLYVASTREALVFASELKAITCFPGFNLELDVDAAATMLSKGWVPDDLCIWQGVFKLPPGSVLSVTAADFANARGAGSLAHRVRRWWSLADVASKAQRDPIAGSDEELTTELDRLLSLAVKERMIADVPLGAFLSGGIDSSAVVALMQAQSRKPVRTFTIAFGESGFDEAPHAAAVARHLGTDHTELHLSPAAALEVIPELPRIWDEPFADESQIPTLLVSRLARQHVTVALSGDGGDECFAGYSRHFLATRLRRQHELPSSFRRMLAAGAGLLAQASHLDIFGSLPLSASMRHGLRGDRLNRLAGLLAARNEDELLRQLTGSSTNSLLHHKPPASLAVAAKLDDLLSRLLFDDMTGYLPGDILVKLDRATMANSLEGRCPVLDHRVVEFAWRLPTSVKVRNGKGKWILRQLLDRYVPRSLVDRPKQGFDVPVGAWLKGPLRDWATDIIATMRLSGDGIIDCAKVDACWRDHLRGNQDHFRDLWPLLMFQAWRNEAMRPSAPATHLSYDIELTGD; via the coding sequence ATGTGCGGGATCGCCGGAATTCTCTTGGCGCCAGATGCAGCCGATACCAATGCCCTCAGGGCGATCGGACCGATGGCGATGGCCCTTCGTCATCGCGGGCCCGATGGCGAGGCATTCTGGATGAGCCGTGAGGCCGGGATCGCCTTCGGCCACCGACGCCTGGCCATCGTCGACCTCTCGGAGGCGGGTCGCCAGCCGATGCATTCCGCAAGCGGCCGGTATGTCATCACCTTCAATGGCGAAATATACAATTTCCGCGATCTGCGCCGCGAACTGGAGGGGAAGGGCCACCATTTCCGCGGCACCAGCGACACGGAAGTCATGTTGTGCGCGATCGAGAGCTGGGGCCTCGATACGGCACTCCAGCGCTTCGCCGGCATGTTCGCTTTCGGGCTGTGGGATCTGAAGAAACGGATTCTCCATCTCGCCCGCGATCGAATGGGCAAAAAGCCGCTCTATGTCGCCTCGACACGTGAAGCGCTCGTCTTCGCCTCGGAGCTGAAGGCGATCACGTGCTTCCCGGGCTTCAACCTGGAACTCGACGTCGATGCGGCGGCGACGATGCTTTCGAAAGGGTGGGTGCCGGATGACCTTTGCATCTGGCAGGGCGTGTTCAAGCTGCCGCCCGGTTCAGTTCTGTCGGTGACGGCGGCGGATTTCGCCAATGCCCGCGGCGCCGGGTCGCTTGCGCATCGTGTTCGCCGCTGGTGGTCGCTGGCCGATGTCGCCAGCAAGGCGCAGCGGGATCCGATCGCCGGCAGCGACGAGGAACTTACAACAGAGCTCGACAGGCTGCTTAGCCTTGCCGTCAAGGAACGCATGATTGCAGATGTCCCGCTTGGCGCCTTTCTGTCTGGCGGAATTGACAGCTCGGCGGTCGTCGCCCTGATGCAGGCACAGTCCCGGAAGCCCGTTCGCACCTTCACCATAGCATTCGGTGAGAGCGGGTTCGATGAGGCCCCCCACGCGGCTGCGGTTGCTCGGCATCTGGGCACCGATCATACCGAACTTCACCTTTCACCGGCCGCGGCGCTTGAAGTCATTCCGGAGCTGCCGCGGATCTGGGACGAGCCGTTCGCCGATGAGTCGCAGATACCAACGCTGTTGGTTTCGCGTCTCGCCAGGCAGCACGTAACGGTGGCGCTATCGGGCGATGGTGGCGACGAGTGTTTCGCGGGCTATTCCCGGCACTTCCTGGCAACCCGCCTCAGAAGGCAGCATGAGCTGCCATCATCGTTTCGTCGAATGTTGGCGGCGGGGGCAGGATTGCTGGCTCAGGCCTCCCACCTAGACATCTTCGGCAGCCTGCCGCTTTCGGCAAGTATGCGGCACGGATTGCGCGGTGACAGGTTGAACCGCCTCGCCGGCCTGCTCGCGGCGCGAAATGAAGACGAACTGCTTCGGCAACTGACGGGGTCTTCCACCAACAGCCTCCTTCATCACAAGCCGCCGGCATCGCTTGCCGTCGCGGCAAAGCTCGACGACTTGCTTTCGCGTCTCCTGTTTGACGACATGACAGGCTATCTGCCGGGCGACATATTGGTGAAGCTCGATCGCGCCACCATGGCCAACAGCCTCGAGGGGCGGTGCCCGGTCCTGGACCATCGCGTCGTGGAATTCGCCTGGCGCCTGCCGACCAGTGTCAAGGTCCGCAATGGCAAGGGCAAATGGATCCTTCGCCAACTCCTCGATCGTTATGTCCCGCGCTCACTGGTCGATCGGCCCAAGCAAGGTTTCGACGTTCCGGTCGGGGCTTGGCTGAAAGGGCCCCTGCGCGACTGGGCAACCGATATCATCGCCACGATGCGCCTGTCGGGGGACGGGATCATCGACTGTGCGAAGGTCGACGCATGTTGGCGCGATCACCTGCGTGGAAACCAGGATCATTTCCGCGACTTGTGGCCGCTGCTGATGTTCCAGGCGTGGCGCAACGAAGCCATGCGGCCATCGGCGCCGGCAACGCATCTTTCTTACGATATCGAACTGACAGGGGATTGA
- a CDS encoding NAD-dependent epimerase/dehydratase family protein has protein sequence MVELNSTGQKLADAARVQSDGAVSELARAGPVVVTGAAGFIGFHVASRLLRHGVEVVGVDNFTPYYDPRLKEERFARLCAEPRFTPMRMDLAGQALVKALFSDFRPSHFVHLAAQAGVRYSLVDPHAYVQSNIVAFLNVLEGCRRTGVDHLVYASSSSVYGANRSIPFSEHHGASHPVSFYAATKSANECMAHSYSHLFGLPVTGLRFFTVYGPWGRPDMAVYTFTHAIAEGRTIEIANAGHVWRDFTYIDDIVEGVVRVLAAPPRADPDWDSQAADPATSSAPYRIYNIGNDRPEEINRLIAIIETALGRRALRVNVPLPPGDVLETRADVSDLRRAVGFAPATALEDGVQRFVEWYRDFHGKPAGRERQVFIPA, from the coding sequence ATGGTCGAACTGAACTCGACAGGGCAGAAGCTGGCGGATGCCGCTCGCGTGCAGTCTGACGGCGCTGTGTCGGAACTTGCGCGCGCTGGGCCGGTCGTCGTCACGGGTGCCGCTGGATTCATCGGATTTCATGTCGCGTCGCGGCTTTTGCGACACGGCGTCGAGGTTGTCGGCGTCGACAATTTCACGCCCTACTACGATCCAAGGCTAAAGGAAGAGCGATTTGCACGCCTCTGTGCCGAGCCGAGGTTCACTCCCATGCGGATGGACCTCGCGGGCCAGGCGCTCGTGAAAGCGCTGTTTTCCGACTTCCGGCCATCGCATTTTGTGCACCTCGCCGCTCAAGCCGGGGTGCGCTATTCGCTCGTCGACCCGCATGCCTATGTGCAGTCGAACATCGTCGCGTTTCTCAATGTCCTGGAGGGTTGCCGGCGCACCGGCGTCGACCATCTCGTCTATGCCTCGTCGAGTTCCGTTTATGGCGCCAATCGAAGCATACCGTTTTCCGAGCACCATGGCGCCAGTCATCCGGTCAGCTTCTACGCCGCGACCAAAAGCGCCAACGAATGCATGGCGCATTCCTACAGCCACCTGTTCGGGCTGCCCGTGACCGGACTGCGCTTCTTTACCGTCTATGGTCCCTGGGGCAGGCCCGACATGGCGGTCTATACGTTCACCCATGCCATAGCCGAGGGACGAACGATTGAAATCGCCAATGCCGGCCACGTGTGGCGAGATTTCACCTATATCGACGACATCGTGGAAGGGGTGGTTCGCGTGCTCGCCGCGCCGCCGCGCGCGGATCCCGATTGGGACAGTCAGGCAGCCGATCCCGCCACCAGTTCGGCGCCCTATCGGATCTACAATATCGGCAATGACCGGCCCGAAGAGATCAACCGCCTGATCGCGATCATCGAGACGGCGCTCGGCCGCCGCGCGCTTCGCGTCAATGTGCCCTTGCCTCCGGGCGACGTTCTGGAAACCCGCGCCGACGTCAGCGATCTTCGCCGCGCTGTCGGCTTCGCGCCGGCAACCGCACTCGAGGACGGCGTGCAACGGTTCGTGGAATGGTACCGGGATTTTCACGGAAAACCCGCCGGCCGGGAACGGCAAGTGTTCATTCCGGCATAG